In one window of Tumebacillus algifaecis DNA:
- a CDS encoding phosphatase PAP2 family protein produces the protein MNLNMKLTRAFYISLLSVCGLLLIAQVTDGKYMDGFDESVIAFITGLHSELMTKVMLLFTAIGNGGMVVVVSLVALFLLYKLGTSRMELLLFMAVVISSGLFNYLLKNVFQRMRPDFNPLVHADGFSFPSGHSMSAFALYGVLGFLAWLKVENRKVRTLILTICILMVLSIGTSRIYLGVHYPSDVVGGFLGGASLLALAVWYHQQKRTAA, from the coding sequence ATGAATCTCAACATGAAATTGACGCGAGCTTTTTATATCAGCTTGCTTTCGGTGTGCGGATTGCTGTTGATCGCACAAGTGACCGATGGCAAGTATATGGATGGATTTGACGAGTCGGTGATCGCGTTTATCACCGGGCTACACTCTGAACTGATGACCAAAGTGATGCTGTTGTTTACGGCGATCGGCAACGGCGGCATGGTGGTGGTCGTTTCGCTCGTAGCGCTGTTTTTGCTTTATAAGCTGGGCACTTCTCGTATGGAACTGCTCCTCTTTATGGCGGTGGTGATCTCGTCGGGCCTGTTCAATTATCTGTTGAAAAACGTGTTTCAGCGCATGCGTCCCGATTTCAATCCGCTGGTGCACGCCGACGGCTTCTCCTTTCCGAGCGGACACTCCATGTCGGCGTTTGCGCTGTATGGGGTGCTGGGCTTCCTCGCGTGGCTGAAGGTGGAGAACCGCAAAGTCCGCACCTTGATCCTGACGATCTGCATCCTGATGGTGCTTTCGATCGGGACGTCGCGTATCTATTTGGGCGTGCATTACCCAAGCGATGTGGTCGGCGGTTTTTTGGGCGGGGCGAGTCTGCTGGCCTTAGCCGTATGGTATCATCAGCAGAAACGGACGGCAGCGTAA
- a CDS encoding PfkB family carbohydrate kinase: MYDVLSIGEMIIDFMPQETGVTLDKVPGFQKAAGGAPANVAVGVAKLGGRAAFLGKFSADPFGDYLLETLRAHGVDTSGCVRTQEAKTGLAFVAIDEAGDRSFHFYRNPSADMLLEEADISEELIKQARVIHIGSVTQLLQDAFRATVKAQQLARTHGVIVSFDVNFRLGLWRGREEEGKAKVRETASLSDLLKVSEEELEFLTGTTDLEKGAAELLALGPKIVFVTLAEKGVFYKTQNLQARVMPFRTKLLDATGAGDGFVAGFLRQLVDRVQGRSLDYSLSISEEIEEMARYANAVGALTVSRLGAIPALPTKQEVYDFMYENRRRIGGGKVGETR; this comes from the coding sequence ATGTACGACGTGCTTTCGATCGGTGAGATGATCATCGACTTTATGCCGCAGGAGACGGGCGTGACGCTGGACAAAGTGCCCGGTTTTCAAAAAGCGGCAGGCGGAGCTCCGGCCAACGTGGCGGTCGGTGTGGCCAAGCTTGGCGGCCGCGCCGCTTTTTTAGGGAAATTTAGCGCCGACCCGTTCGGCGATTATTTGCTGGAGACGTTGCGAGCGCATGGTGTGGACACGTCCGGTTGTGTGCGCACACAGGAGGCCAAGACGGGGCTGGCGTTTGTGGCGATCGACGAGGCGGGCGATCGCTCCTTTCATTTTTACCGAAATCCGTCGGCCGACATGTTACTCGAAGAAGCGGACATCAGCGAAGAACTGATCAAACAGGCGCGCGTCATCCACATCGGCTCGGTGACCCAACTGCTGCAAGACGCGTTCCGCGCGACTGTGAAAGCGCAACAGCTGGCCCGCACGCATGGCGTGATCGTTTCCTTTGACGTCAATTTCCGACTCGGCCTCTGGCGCGGGCGAGAAGAGGAAGGCAAAGCAAAAGTGCGGGAGACCGCATCGCTGTCCGATCTGTTGAAAGTCAGCGAAGAGGAGTTGGAATTCCTGACGGGCACAACCGATTTGGAAAAAGGGGCGGCCGAGCTGCTCGCGCTCGGGCCGAAGATCGTCTTTGTGACGCTCGCTGAGAAAGGCGTTTTTTATAAAACGCAAAACTTGCAGGCGCGCGTGATGCCGTTTCGCACGAAACTGCTCGATGCAACCGGGGCTGGCGATGGCTTTGTCGCAGGCTTTTTGCGTCAATTGGTCGATCGGGTGCAAGGGCGGTCGCTCGACTACTCGCTGTCGATCTCCGAAGAAATCGAGGAGATGGCCCGCTACGCCAATGCGGTCGGGGCGTTGACCGTCTCGCGCCTCGGTGCGATTCCCGCCTTGCCGACCAAGCAGGAAGTGTACGACTTCATGTACGAGAACCGCCGTAGAATTGGTGGCGGCAAAGTGGGGGAGACTCGGTAA
- the crcB gene encoding fluoride efflux transporter CrcB — MEAWLAVLLGGALGAPLRYGLGQLIIKRWSGAWPLPTFLVNVLGSFCMGLLVAVTAEGTLRWFLGTGVLGAFTTFSTFGVEAVTLWERGRTGLAIAYVLASACIGIGAAGLGYVWNLGW; from the coding sequence ATGGAGGCGTGGCTAGCCGTTCTGCTTGGCGGGGCGCTCGGCGCACCGCTGCGCTATGGGCTCGGGCAGTTGATCATCAAACGGTGGAGCGGGGCATGGCCGCTGCCCACGTTTCTGGTCAATGTGCTCGGGTCGTTTTGTATGGGTCTTTTGGTCGCCGTCACAGCGGAAGGCACGCTGCGCTGGTTTCTTGGCACCGGCGTGCTAGGGGCGTTCACAACGTTTTCCACGTTTGGCGTGGAAGCGGTGACGCTCTGGGAACGCGGGAGAACGGGCCTTGCGATAGCCTATGTGCTCGCCTCTGCCTGTATTGGCATCGGCGCCGCAGGGCTGGGCTATGTGTGGAATCTTGGTTGGTAA
- a CDS encoding fluoride efflux transporter FluC has translation MVYAALFVGGALGAMLRLAAGEILPYGAWTTMGINWLGCLVLGFFLPYTAVKGKLPEAVRIGISAGVLGGFTTFSTFSVETLAFVQQERWWSALLYVGGSLLGGIALAGCGWLAARRTVRA, from the coding sequence GTGGTCTATGCAGCACTGTTTGTCGGCGGCGCGCTCGGCGCCATGTTGCGTTTGGCAGCAGGGGAAATTTTGCCGTATGGCGCGTGGACCACGATGGGCATCAATTGGCTCGGCTGTCTCGTGCTCGGTTTTTTTCTGCCCTATACGGCGGTGAAGGGCAAACTGCCAGAAGCGGTTCGCATCGGCATATCGGCAGGCGTCCTCGGCGGATTTACGACTTTCTCCACGTTTAGCGTGGAGACGCTGGCCTTTGTGCAACAGGAGCGCTGGTGGAGTGCACTCCTCTATGTCGGGGGCAGTTTGCTCGGTGGAATCGCCCTGGCCGGGTGCGGCTGGTTGGCAGCAAGAAGGACGGTGCGTGCTTGA
- a CDS encoding class I SAM-dependent methyltransferase has product MAINFHAERNRFTYARRHADVSWTAMIEKLVDVRGKHAVDIGCGGGIYSRAFANLGAASVTGIDFSAEMLAGARAQTAGYPQITYQNGDAQVTGLADASCDLILKRALTHHIKAEELTATFAEALRILRPGGTLLIQNRTPEDCLMPGNENHLRGYFFELYPRLIEREIKRRHSSETMLSCLQAAGFTGLEVHEMWETRKVYSDLEDLAADLLTRTGRSILHELSDPELQELVAHIQEQMFKRGIQEVLEQDRWTIWKAVKAAD; this is encoded by the coding sequence ATGGCGATCAATTTTCATGCGGAGAGAAACCGCTTTACCTATGCGCGCCGTCACGCGGACGTTTCGTGGACGGCCATGATTGAAAAGCTAGTCGATGTGCGCGGCAAACATGCGGTCGATATCGGCTGTGGCGGCGGTATCTATTCGCGGGCGTTTGCAAATCTAGGGGCAGCGAGCGTCACCGGCATTGATTTTTCAGCAGAAATGCTGGCCGGGGCGCGCGCTCAGACGGCAGGCTATCCGCAGATCACGTACCAGAACGGCGATGCGCAGGTGACGGGGCTGGCGGATGCATCGTGCGACCTGATCTTAAAACGGGCGCTGACTCATCACATCAAAGCGGAAGAACTGACGGCGACGTTTGCCGAAGCGTTGCGCATTTTGCGTCCGGGCGGCACGTTGCTCATCCAAAACCGCACGCCGGAAGACTGTCTGATGCCGGGCAATGAAAATCATTTGCGCGGCTACTTTTTTGAGCTATACCCGCGCTTGATCGAACGCGAAATCAAGCGCCGTCATTCCAGCGAGACGATGCTCTCTTGCCTGCAAGCGGCCGGGTTTACCGGACTTGAGGTGCACGAGATGTGGGAGACGCGCAAGGTCTACTCAGATCTCGAAGATCTTGCCGCCGATCTGCTCACCCGCACGGGACGCTCGATCTTGCATGAGTTGAGCGACCCGGAATTGCAGGAGTTGGTCGCCCACATTCAGGAGCAGATGTTCAAGCGCGGCATCCAAGAGGTGTTGGAGCAGGATCGCTGGACGATCTGGAAAGCGGTCAAAGCGGCAGACTAG